The Gambusia affinis linkage group LG09, SWU_Gaff_1.0, whole genome shotgun sequence DNA window TGTACATTTGAAAAGCCTGGAAAAGCTTtctatgtaaatgtaaatataaaaaagtcaaatgtttttgtacataTGTTCATTTTATATTATCCCTTTGATGGATGCTGCCTTTCATGGacagtttaatgtttgaatATGTGCAGTTGTCCGATGTCTCCCTCTTACTCTTCCTTCTTGTAGATTTTCGTGAAGAGAAATTTAGAGCCACATAGTTCAACCCATCCTCCGCATCATCCTCCTAAAATTGGTTAGACAATAGTGTTCAGTTTgttatagaaaatatataagTTTTTTAAtagataaaatctgtttttaattattccaAAGATGACTAATGTCGAACAtaataaaactggttttaattCATTTGCATCTTTATCAAGATTTCTATGCATTCAAGTATTGTTTTATCCACGCTACCATTTTTTCATTCTTCATTTATACAATTTTTGCAATGgtgttatgttttcttttcatagaaGGTACTCCTTGCCAACTGCTTCTGCATGTAGCGATATCTCTTTCTTTCAAGAAGAGAAAATTATTGACTGAGCTGTTTCTGCCAATCTGTTTGTCTGTGCTAGCTGCCATTGACGTCATGTGGAttctctgttatttttgcacatagaaaaaaaatgtttttaccacaTTGCATGGCTGATCCTCATCCAGTTCAGTAAGACTTGTGACTGTTGTATTCTCTGTTAAAGGAATAATACATTAGTTGCAGTAATCTTTTGACCAACAGGTCCCAGATTTTATAAgtggtgaaaatataattagGTGTTCTGCTATTCTTATATTTGCCTTTTGACTTACTTTGTATGTGAGAAATCAAAGCTCATCAATCTCTCTTTGTGAAGTAGAAATAAACCTTTACATGGAATGGACTTGAAGGTGACTGGAACCTGAGCTGAGACTTTTAGGACGTCTTACCAGGGCAATAGCCTGGAGTTCTGGGGTTTGAGGTTTCCATAGAAAAATTATGTTGAATGgactttgtttatttgaattgtaGAAATATACCCAAGACTTAATTGAGTTCATCCAATTAGTCATTTCTATGAGTGAGGTGCCCAATATCTTCTTAAATCTGATCCTAGTATATATAGCTTAACACATGTGcaattaaacaaacaatttagagaaaatattATACACACAACAAACCTACCTTTGAGATTTTCACAATGTCGTTTTGGCTTTCTTCTTTGGAAAATCAAAGTGATGTTCACAAGAACAGAACAAACCAAAAGTCCTCCAAGCAATACAATAGCATACAGGAACAATTCTTCtcctaaaaatagaaacatagaCATTACATGTAATGTAACACATGTAATACTGTTTTAGTGACTTTCCTAAATCCACTATAGGGATTTAATAAATCATATGCTGTGGCATTTTTTCATATGGTCTGTGTGGCTCACTATCACAGTGACTACAAAGCAattcatttgtcatttatttctaaacttgTTAGGCATGTGTAAATTAAttgcaaagatgaaaaaaagataaagatgtACCTAAAAGCTTACTTGTCTCCACTTTGGTTCCCTCTCCAAACAGGATCTCCCCACAAGTGACCACAGCACAGTAGTAGTCGGAGGAGCTTCGTATAGTTTTAGCCAGACGGTATCCACAGCTGCTTCCTGCTTGtttattgcaactttttttaTCAGCATAGATGAATCCTGGTTTCGATTTTGATTCTGCTCTGAACCAGAACACATCATGTTTATCTGCACACTCGtctgtgctttgtttttcttttttctttgatagAAGTGAACACTGTAGAGTCACTTCAGTTCCAGGAAAATCTGACTTCACTTCTGAAGTTTGAATCACATTGAAAGACTTCTTATTTTGAGaatctgagtttgaaaaagcaaataaaaattatgcaaagGTTAATTGACGACTTCTTTTTATTAGACATAATGAAAACATATCATATCTTTGTATGAGGATATGAAGAAATCttcacacaaaatgaaaatatcttaCCATTCACAGCCAGGTTTGTGCCATTAACAAAGGTCATGTCATTTACTGACCCTGTCtgacaaaaatatgttgcttCATCCTCTTTGCTGACATTTTTGATGATGAGACAATTTTTGCCTCCCACATTTTTAACTTGAAACCTTGAGTTTCTAAAGTTATTATCAAGTTTTACGTTTGTCGAAGGGCCGCTAACAACTGTTTGGACCATATGTCCATAATCCATTTTATACCAGTAAAACAACCCACTTTGCCGACCAGATGTATCACATGTCAGATTCACAGTTTGACCGAGTTCAGCTTCAATCAGAGGGATTTTGTCAGGAACCTTTAGGGTTTCAATcacaactaaaacaaagaaagaacaaaattattaaaaccacAGAACAGCTAAACGGACACTAACAGAGTCcttaagcaaaacaaaattttacacatttaaataataattattttctttgaactCACTCATTGTTCTTAGAAGAATTAACGCTGACAGTCCTCTGAACATTGCCATTGTGTCACCGTTCTCCTGCGCGAATGATGATTTTAGATAGAAGATTTAGGTTATCAACGTCAACAAGACTGAAATCACGCTGATTGGTTCAAACGCAGAAGACGCACACTCTACAAATCCCATGAATATGACccattttcattcagtctgcAATAAAAAGTAACACCTGTCACACATTACTGTAAGGAAGTACTTCagactttagttttgttttgtttttcaattttgtggttttgttaaACAATCGTTCAAAtacaggttttaattttttcaaataaagataTATCTCAATATACACAATGTAGGTTTATTTAGTAAATGTTCAGGTTAGAGAAGTCTCCCTTGAACTTGGTAAAGATAAACAATATCtatccattttaaaacagagaagaaaacattattttcacagTACATTCTGTATTATATTACAATTAATTGCTAGTGACAAATGGCTTTTAATAGATTTCAATATCTTGAGCCAGGTGTCACTGttatattactttatttatatgTCTGTGGTAAGATAAAACAACTGTTTCCTTtttgaagttagaaaaaaaaactactgtaTATTTCAAAGTTCAGTCATCAATTTGTAGGAAAGAGAATGACAAAGTGAATATTAAAAGTAACAGTGTTCTCCCTTAAGTTTGTTTAACATGTTTACTCAGTGCTATAATTAAAGTTAGCTAAATTCTATACTAAACAGATTTACTATTAAAActatcagaaaataatttatccCAATGTTTATTATATAGgagcttttttctttgtttttagctgaTATTAAGACATTTACCAACGATCTGAATCATTCCCAAACACGCAACACCGTCAGGTTGCTATGATAAAACCTGTTTGGTTTTCAGCATCGTTTATCCATATTGAAGACACTGTATCActgtttgtgtatttctgtttcCCCTAACCTGAACCTATCGGGGACTATTACAGGCACAGGTAATGTCAATGAAAATCactgaaatgtatgttttttaaaactgaacaatgTTTCATGGGAAAAGTAGTGCAACAAAAGAGGCCACCAGAATTAAACAGAGGTTGTTAAAGTAGATTCTCTGCAACCTGACAGAAATCAGGTCTTTTACATTTGGACTTCAGATTTCTTAAGTCATCACGATGAAGCAATTCTCACCTCAACATTACATAGGTCTTGCAAATGtactgaatcaaaatgtctgaagacaaaaaactaaataaaaaagacatgCCACATGTTTGGATAATgtattaccaaaaaaaaataaaaataaaaaggacattttaaatcaaaataatctcTGCTGATGACATGgatatgtttacatatttacaataaaacactATGCAGTACTGCAACACAGTTTAAAAGGGgcagatattgtttttttctcccaacaACATATTAAAGAGGATtctattagaaaacattttttaactgaatctgacaccatttttaatttacattgttctagaattttatttctgaattctCCTCTTTGATCTAAGTTTACAGTTGCTCTTGGTCCAATTCTTCATAGAAGATTGTCCCTAATACCACAAGATGACTTTTTACTTCTGGTTTCTGCTCTGTTGCAGGGTTAACTCATCTACTCACCTATGTTTCTGCCATGCAGAGATAGTTCCGGTTTGCCACTGTTCTGAGGATCTATTTACTTTTCTACATGCTCTTGGTAATGTCTCAACTGTCTACTACAGGTAAGGGAAGCACAACAGATTCACAGAACCTCATTGCCACAATTTGTCAAAACCCAATAAGACACACAGTTTCATAATATGTTGAGTTATTTTGAGAAGTGTAGAAACCCTGTTCAA harbors:
- the LOC122836900 gene encoding uncharacterized protein LOC122836900 produces the protein MAMFRGLSALILLRTMIVIETLKVPDKIPLIEAELGQTVNLTCDTSGRQSGLFYWYKMDYGHMVQTVVSGPSTNVKLDNNFRNSRFQVKNVGGKNCLIIKNVSKEDEATYFCQTGSVNDMTFVNGTNLAVNDSQNKKSFNVIQTSEVKSDFPGTEVTLQCSLLSKKKEKQSTDECADKHDVFWFRAESKSKPGFIYADKKSCNKQAGSSCGYRLAKTIRSSSDYYCAVVTCGEILFGEGTKVETSKLLGEELFLYAIVLLGGLLVCSVLVNITLIFQRRKPKRHCENLKENTTVTSLTELDEDQPCNVEDDAEDGLNYVALNFSSRKSTRRKSKRETSDNCTYSNIKLSMKGSIHQRDNIK